A window of Rhododendron vialii isolate Sample 1 chromosome 11a, ASM3025357v1 contains these coding sequences:
- the LOC131308436 gene encoding F-box/kelch-repeat protein At1g57790-like isoform X2 gives MRSISSIDRDYRNIRAVCRRWRSLAPPLRWIPDSEAIRYPWLVSFRIEDSIFNFYDPTSDFTYEMNTGASNPGILSSCEGWLLLAEGERSIYMLEPFRKITIDLPLVPEPFDNLNGLVCAIDKTTTCYHFTRIYCTSSGQLRDLEFSSKRAAWAQYSVNGVSFLSSWNNLVIFRGCVHCLDQVGRLGRLRTVGNTPNWLVLNESQQLSFPSKVWQNFLVSFKDKLTSVFVGNSGGWVHVLEFNFSTHRWEQVDSLGNLVLFVGRTSIAVEAEEERLRNKIFFPVFKKADGNIIFYSLDSGRFHSFSSENSCADFHGTEDFKILSNCTWIQPGLISTFR, from the coding sequence ATGCGGAGCATCTCATCTATTGACAGGGACTATCGGAATATTCGTGCTGTCTGTAGAAGGTGGAGATCGCTGGCCCCTCCATTGCGATGGATTCCTGATTCCGAAGCCATTCGATACCCTTGGCTTGTGTCCTTTCGGATAGAAGACAGTATATTTAACTTTTATGATCCAACATCTGACTTTACCTATGAAATGAATACAGGAGCATCGAACCCTGGAATTCTCTCGTCCTGCGAAGGTTGGTTGCTCCTTGCTGAGGGTGAACGATCTATTTATATGCTTGAACCATTCAGGAAAATAACAATCGATCTTCCACTTGTCCCAGAACCCTTCGACAACCTTAACGGACTTGTCTGTGCTATAGATAAAACTACCACATGCTACCATTTTACCAGAATTTATTGTACCTCTTCTGGACAGCTGAGGGATTTGGAGTTTTCTAGTAAAAGAGCAGCTTGGGCCCAATATTCTGTCAATGGTGTATCATTCCTGTCATCATGGAATAATCTCGTCATCTTCCGTGGATGTGTTCATtgtttggaccaagttggaaGGTTGGGACGCTTGCGAACAGTAGGAAATACACCAAACTGGTTGGTTTTGAATGAGTCCCAACAATTAAGTTTTCCTTCAAAAGTTTGGCAGAACTTTTTGGTTTCCTTCAAGGATAAGTTAACGTCAGTATTTGTGGGAAATTCTGGAGGATGGGTTCACGTACTAGAGTTCAACTTTTCGACACACAGATGGGAGCAAGTTGATAGCTTGGGAAATCTAGTTTTGTTTGTTGGTCGAACATCCATTGCTGTCGAGGCAGAGGAGGAACGACTAAGGAACAAGATTTTTTTCCCTGTATTCAAAAAGGCGGACGGCAACATCATCTTCTATTCTCTAGATTCTGGCAGATTTCATAGCTTCAGCAGCGAAAATTCCTGTGCGGATTTTCATGGAACCGaagatttcaagattttgtCCAACTGTACCTGGATACAACCTGGACTAATTTCAACCTTCCGCTAA
- the LOC131308436 gene encoding F-box/kelch-repeat protein At1g57790-like isoform X1, with protein MEVFNVDHGSTPSFDYLFKDVTYYAKLLDNQGGDEITSTKEENKKSDANNKRRRAENKVGEEEEYGIWSKLPRDLQISIMRSISSIDRDYRNIRAVCRRWRSLAPPLRWIPDSEAIRYPWLVSFRIEDSIFNFYDPTSDFTYEMNTGASNPGILSSCEGWLLLAEGERSIYMLEPFRKITIDLPLVPEPFDNLNGLVCAIDKTTTCYHFTRIYCTSSGQLRDLEFSSKRAAWAQYSVNGVSFLSSWNNLVIFRGCVHCLDQVGRLGRLRTVGNTPNWLVLNESQQLSFPSKVWQNFLVSFKDKLTSVFVGNSGGWVHVLEFNFSTHRWEQVDSLGNLVLFVGRTSIAVEAEEERLRNKIFFPVFKKADGNIIFYSLDSGRFHSFSSENSCADFHGTEDFKILSNCTWIQPGLISTFR; from the coding sequence gtTGCTTGATAACCAAGGAGGTGATGAGATAACATCAACGaaagaggaaaataagaaaagtgATGCAAATAATAAAAGAAGGAGAGCAGAGAATAAGgttggagaagaggaagaatatGGGATTTGGTCAAAACTTCCAAGGGATCTTCAAATATCAATTATGCGGAGCATCTCATCTATTGACAGGGACTATCGGAATATTCGTGCTGTCTGTAGAAGGTGGAGATCGCTGGCCCCTCCATTGCGATGGATTCCTGATTCCGAAGCCATTCGATACCCTTGGCTTGTGTCCTTTCGGATAGAAGACAGTATATTTAACTTTTATGATCCAACATCTGACTTTACCTATGAAATGAATACAGGAGCATCGAACCCTGGAATTCTCTCGTCCTGCGAAGGTTGGTTGCTCCTTGCTGAGGGTGAACGATCTATTTATATGCTTGAACCATTCAGGAAAATAACAATCGATCTTCCACTTGTCCCAGAACCCTTCGACAACCTTAACGGACTTGTCTGTGCTATAGATAAAACTACCACATGCTACCATTTTACCAGAATTTATTGTACCTCTTCTGGACAGCTGAGGGATTTGGAGTTTTCTAGTAAAAGAGCAGCTTGGGCCCAATATTCTGTCAATGGTGTATCATTCCTGTCATCATGGAATAATCTCGTCATCTTCCGTGGATGTGTTCATtgtttggaccaagttggaaGGTTGGGACGCTTGCGAACAGTAGGAAATACACCAAACTGGTTGGTTTTGAATGAGTCCCAACAATTAAGTTTTCCTTCAAAAGTTTGGCAGAACTTTTTGGTTTCCTTCAAGGATAAGTTAACGTCAGTATTTGTGGGAAATTCTGGAGGATGGGTTCACGTACTAGAGTTCAACTTTTCGACACACAGATGGGAGCAAGTTGATAGCTTGGGAAATCTAGTTTTGTTTGTTGGTCGAACATCCATTGCTGTCGAGGCAGAGGAGGAACGACTAAGGAACAAGATTTTTTTCCCTGTATTCAAAAAGGCGGACGGCAACATCATCTTCTATTCTCTAGATTCTGGCAGATTTCATAGCTTCAGCAGCGAAAATTCCTGTGCGGATTTTCATGGAACCGaagatttcaagattttgtCCAACTGTACCTGGATACAACCTGGACTAATTTCAACCTTCCGCTAA